The following proteins come from a genomic window of Anaerobutyricum hallii:
- a CDS encoding RNA polymerase sigma factor yields the protein MMTDKEIIALYFKRSENAIEQTDVKYGKLCHSISINILNDTRDSEECVNDTYLTLWNKIPPKEPNPFKAYICRIIKNLSLKKYEFNHAKKRNSAYETSLDELAECVSDGTEASDSVEFEELRTAINTFLSELPEKKRILFLRRYWFLQPVKGIAKDYGITEKTASMRLARLREKLQQYLQEKELI from the coding sequence ATGATGACAGATAAAGAAATTATTGCTTTATATTTTAAGCGTTCTGAAAATGCGATTGAGCAGACTGATGTAAAGTATGGAAAGCTGTGTCATTCGATTTCCATCAATATTTTAAATGATACAAGGGACAGTGAGGAGTGTGTGAACGATACATATCTTACACTCTGGAATAAGATTCCTCCGAAAGAACCGAATCCGTTTAAGGCATACATATGCCGAATTATAAAAAATCTTTCCCTAAAAAAATATGAATTTAATCATGCCAAAAAGCGAAACAGTGCGTATGAAACGTCTCTTGATGAGCTGGCAGAATGTGTGAGTGATGGGACAGAAGCATCTGACAGTGTAGAATTTGAAGAATTAAGAACAGCAATTAATACATTTCTTTCTGAACTTCCGGAGAAAAAAAGAATCTTATTTTTACGCAGATACTGGTTTTTACAGCCGGTAAAAGGAATTGCAAAAGATTATGGAATCACAGAAAAAACAGCATCCATGCGACTTGCCAGACTTCGTGAAAAATTGCAGCAATATTTGCAGGAAAAGGAGTTGATCTGA
- a CDS encoding ABC transporter permease: protein MKNPLRKRFFRELREEIGKYLVVFILMAATIGFVSGFLVADGSMLTAYNNSFQKYNIEDGKFETEEKIYKNQQEDIEKKGVTLYENFYVEKALLNGTTLRIFKNRTKVDKVCLMKGKLPEKTGEIAIDRMYADNNKLSVGDSLQSGKRKWKITGLVALSDYSALFQNNNDTMFDAVKFGAAVVTEEEFSSFNQSQLVYNYAWTYTHKPKTEAQEKKKSEDFMEELSKDVTLEEFVPQYLNQAIHFTGDDMGGDRAMIIVLLYIVIAIMAFVFGITTSNTIRKEAGVIGTLRASGYTKNELIRHYMFMPLLVTFIGAIVGNLLGYTVFKNVCADMYYGSYSLPTYVTLWNAEAFLLTTVIPVFIMFVVNYAILHRKLKLSPLKFLRRDLSKRKQKKAFPLSSKINIFVRFRLRVIFQNFSNYIVLFVGIVFANLLLFFGLLLPSVLDHYQTDIQNNMLANYQYMLSVPTSAMSSNKLSSLFSLLEYSLGTKTENEDAEEFSAYSLNTTPKTFKSEEVTLYGVRSDSKYIKINLKDEKADLQENSKITADVYISSAYADKFSLKPGDAITLKEKYEKESYTFRVKGIYAYNGGLCIFMNQNQLNRIFDLGSDYYSGYFSDTEITDISNKYIGSVIDLNALTKVSRQLDVSMGNMMGLVNGFAIAIFLVLIYLLSKIIIEKNAQSISMVKILGYNNGEISRLYILSTSIVVVLCLLLSFPLETIFMKVIFREMMLQSFSGWIALYIAPEIYVKMFLIGIVSYAAVALLEYRKIRKVPMDEALKNVE from the coding sequence ATGAAGAATCCTTTAAGAAAAAGATTTTTTCGGGAACTTCGAGAAGAAATCGGGAAGTATTTGGTTGTATTCATCCTTATGGCTGCAACAATCGGTTTTGTGTCCGGATTTTTAGTGGCCGATGGAAGTATGTTAACAGCATATAACAACAGCTTTCAAAAATATAATATTGAAGATGGAAAGTTTGAAACAGAAGAAAAAATATATAAAAATCAACAGGAAGATATCGAAAAAAAAGGGGTAACACTTTATGAGAATTTTTATGTAGAAAAAGCATTGCTTAACGGGACAACACTTCGTATTTTTAAAAACAGGACGAAGGTGGATAAAGTCTGTCTGATGAAAGGGAAGCTGCCAGAAAAAACTGGAGAAATTGCAATTGACAGAATGTATGCGGATAATAATAAATTATCTGTGGGAGACAGTTTGCAAAGTGGAAAAAGAAAATGGAAAATAACAGGACTGGTTGCTCTCTCAGATTACAGTGCCTTGTTTCAAAATAATAATGATACAATGTTTGATGCAGTAAAATTTGGAGCTGCAGTTGTGACGGAAGAAGAATTTTCTTCTTTTAATCAAAGTCAGCTTGTATATAATTATGCATGGACATATACCCATAAGCCAAAAACAGAGGCACAGGAAAAGAAAAAGTCCGAAGATTTTATGGAAGAACTTAGTAAAGATGTTACGCTAGAAGAGTTTGTACCACAGTATCTGAATCAGGCTATTCATTTTACAGGAGATGATATGGGAGGCGATCGGGCAATGATCATTGTACTTCTTTATATTGTTATCGCAATTATGGCCTTTGTATTTGGGATTACGACAAGTAATACGATTCGAAAAGAAGCGGGAGTAATCGGAACATTACGTGCATCGGGCTATACAAAAAATGAATTAATACGGCATTATATGTTCATGCCACTTCTCGTAACATTTATTGGAGCCATTGTTGGTAATCTTTTAGGATATACTGTTTTTAAAAATGTTTGTGCAGATATGTACTATGGAAGTTACAGTCTTCCAACGTATGTAACTCTCTGGAATGCAGAGGCTTTTCTGCTTACAACGGTAATTCCGGTTTTCATTATGTTTGTTGTAAACTATGCGATATTGCACAGAAAACTAAAATTATCACCATTGAAATTTTTACGAAGAGACTTAAGTAAGAGGAAGCAGAAAAAAGCATTTCCTCTTAGTTCGAAAATCAATATTTTTGTGAGATTCCGTCTGAGAGTTATTTTTCAGAATTTCAGTAATTATATTGTATTATTTGTTGGAATTGTTTTTGCAAATCTTTTGCTGTTCTTTGGACTGCTTTTACCATCTGTGCTTGATCATTACCAGACAGATATCCAGAATAATATGCTCGCAAACTATCAGTATATGCTTTCGGTCCCGACCAGTGCCATGAGCAGCAACAAACTATCCAGTTTATTTTCTCTACTGGAGTATTCTCTTGGTACAAAAACAGAAAATGAAGATGCAGAAGAATTTTCTGCGTATTCCTTAAATACAACACCAAAAACATTTAAAAGTGAGGAAGTCACACTGTATGGTGTGAGATCAGACAGCAAATATATTAAAATTAATTTAAAAGATGAAAAGGCAGATTTGCAGGAAAACAGTAAGATAACAGCCGATGTTTATATTTCGTCTGCTTATGCAGATAAATTTTCATTGAAGCCGGGAGATGCGATTACTTTAAAAGAAAAATACGAAAAAGAATCTTACACATTCCGGGTAAAAGGTATTTATGCTTATAATGGAGGACTTTGTATTTTTATGAATCAGAATCAGCTAAATCGAATCTTTGACCTTGGTTCGGATTATTACAGTGGCTACTTTTCTGACACCGAAATAACCGATATCAGCAACAAATACATCGGCTCCGTCATCGATTTAAATGCCCTCACTAAAGTATCCCGTCAGTTAGATGTATCTATGGGAAATATGATGGGACTGGTAAATGGATTCGCCATCGCTATCTTTTTAGTACTTATCTACCTGCTCTCAAAAATCATTATCGAAAAAAATGCCCAGTCTATCTCTATGGTAAAAATACTTGGTTACAATAATGGAGAAATCAGCAGGCTTTACATCTTATCGACTTCCATTGTCGTTGTGCTGTGTCTGCTGTTAAGCTTTCCATTAGAAACGATTTTTATGAAAGTAATCTTTCGAGAAATGATGCTCCAAAGTTTTTCCGGCTGGATTGCCCTGTACATTGCACCGGAAATTTATGTGAAAATGTTTCTTATTGGAATTGTAAGCTATGCAGCAGTTGCATTATTAGAATATCGAAAAATCAGGAAAGTACCGATGGATGAAGCTTTGAAAAATGTAGAATGA
- a CDS encoding ABC transporter ATP-binding protein: MFLEIKQIKKSFGIGDSQVNVLKGIDLGIEKGEFCVLLGPSGSGKSTLLNIIGGIDGADSGSITIEGEQIEDMTEKKLSLYRRIHLGYIFQMYNLIPNLTVRENIEVGAYLSDKPLDVDELLHTLGLDEHQRKLPNQLSGGQQQRTAIGRAIVKNPDILLCDEPTGALDYNTSKDILRLIETVNQKYGNTVVMVTHNDAIKDMADRVIKLRDGMIRKNYTNEQKIPAMELEW; this comes from the coding sequence ATGTTTTTAGAAATAAAACAGATTAAAAAGTCTTTTGGTATAGGTGACAGCCAGGTTAATGTATTAAAAGGTATTGATCTGGGAATTGAAAAAGGAGAATTTTGTGTTTTGCTTGGACCTTCTGGTTCAGGAAAGTCTACATTGTTAAATATCATTGGTGGTATTGATGGAGCAGATTCCGGAAGTATAACGATTGAAGGAGAGCAGATTGAGGATATGACAGAGAAGAAACTGTCCTTGTATCGGAGAATACACCTTGGTTATATTTTTCAGATGTATAATTTAATTCCGAATCTTACGGTAAGGGAAAATATTGAAGTTGGAGCGTATTTAAGTGATAAACCACTTGATGTTGATGAGCTTTTACATACATTAGGACTTGATGAACATCAGCGTAAGCTTCCAAATCAGCTTTCTGGCGGACAGCAGCAAAGAACAGCAATTGGAAGAGCAATCGTAAAGAATCCAGATATTCTGCTTTGTGATGAGCCGACAGGGGCACTTGATTATAATACGTCAAAGGATATTTTAAGATTGATAGAAACGGTAAATCAAAAATATGGAAATACAGTTGTGATGGTAACGCATAATGATGCAATCAAAGATATGGCAGATCGTGTTATAAAATTAAGAGATGGAATGATTCGGAAAAATTATACGAATGAACAGAAGATTCCGGCAATGGAACTGGAATGGTAG
- a CDS encoding HAD family hydrolase translates to MNIKLVALDMDGTLLNSKKEKPAEFIPWVEKHPEIKVVIASGRQYYTLEKDFMEIRDKLTFIAENGGLVFEKGEVIFKDEMDKQDVLNCIDLIEKVPYATAVVCGAKSAYVTEPDEEIRYNVEMYYERKTIVKDLREAVKNDAIVKVAVYFKKEKAEESMKYFENVGKNLSTVLSGASWIDIANKTEGKGNAVKAICEKYSIAREEAMAFGDYLNDMSLLESCGESYCMKNGHPTLKSLAKYVTEKTNDENGVMEVLKNL, encoded by the coding sequence ATGAACATAAAATTAGTTGCACTGGACATGGATGGAACATTACTTAACAGTAAAAAGGAAAAACCGGCAGAATTTATTCCATGGGTAGAAAAGCATCCGGAAATAAAAGTAGTGATTGCTAGTGGAAGACAGTATTATACTTTAGAAAAAGACTTTATGGAAATCAGAGACAAGCTTACTTTCATTGCAGAAAATGGTGGTCTTGTATTTGAAAAAGGTGAGGTCATTTTTAAAGATGAAATGGATAAGCAGGATGTATTAAACTGTATTGACCTGATTGAAAAAGTTCCTTATGCAACAGCAGTTGTCTGTGGGGCGAAGTCAGCATATGTCACAGAACCAGACGAGGAGATCCGTTATAACGTAGAAATGTATTATGAGCGTAAAACAATCGTGAAGGACTTAAGGGAAGCTGTGAAAAATGATGCAATCGTAAAAGTAGCTGTTTATTTTAAGAAAGAAAAAGCAGAAGAATCCATGAAATATTTTGAAAATGTCGGTAAAAATCTGAGTACGGTTTTATCCGGTGCAAGCTGGATAGACATTGCAAACAAGACAGAAGGAAAAGGAAATGCAGTAAAAGCAATCTGTGAAAAATATAGTATCGCACGTGAAGAGGCAATGGCATTTGGTGATTATTTAAACGATATGTCTTTGTTAGAAAGCTGTGGTGAAAGTTACTGTATGAAGAATGGACATCCGACTTTGAAATCATTGGCAAAGTATGTAACAGAAAAGACAAACGATGAAAATGGAGTAATGGAAGTATTGAAGAATCTTTGA
- a CDS encoding Cof-type HAD-IIB family hydrolase: protein MKKDAAKDIKIAFFDVDGTLVDMEKKIISPKMIETLKRLKKNGIILCIATGRGPYMVPTFPGIDFDVFLAFNASYCYTKDEVIFENPILIEDVRKIVANAAAINRPISVANVEGCAANGCDKDLADYFAIGKQKVKVADDFEKIMNGKVYQLMVGCGKEEYEALLKDVDGARITAWWPRAADITPAKGNKGVGVEKVLEYYHLKKENAIAFGDGSNDIEMLQAAGIGVAMGNATEDVKAAADVICGDVTEEGIYYYCIEHGLI from the coding sequence ATGAAAAAAGATGCTGCAAAAGATATAAAAATAGCCTTTTTTGATGTGGATGGAACTTTAGTTGACATGGAGAAGAAGATAATTTCTCCTAAGATGATAGAGACATTAAAGCGATTGAAAAAGAATGGAATTATTTTATGTATTGCGACAGGACGAGGTCCATATATGGTTCCGACTTTTCCGGGAATTGATTTTGATGTCTTTTTAGCTTTTAACGCATCTTATTGTTATACAAAAGATGAAGTTATTTTTGAAAATCCAATATTAATTGAAGATGTGAGGAAAATTGTTGCAAATGCTGCCGCAATTAATCGTCCGATTTCTGTTGCAAACGTAGAAGGATGTGCTGCGAACGGCTGTGATAAAGACTTGGCGGATTACTTTGCTATCGGAAAGCAAAAGGTAAAGGTAGCGGATGATTTTGAAAAAATCATGAATGGGAAGGTATATCAGCTCATGGTTGGCTGTGGTAAGGAAGAGTATGAAGCACTGTTAAAAGATGTAGATGGTGCAAGAATTACTGCCTGGTGGCCACGAGCAGCAGATATTACACCGGCAAAAGGAAATAAAGGCGTTGGCGTAGAAAAAGTTTTAGAATATTATCACTTGAAAAAAGAGAATGCGATTGCATTTGGTGATGGTTCAAACGATATCGAAATGCTGCAGGCAGCAGGGATTGGTGTTGCGATGGGCAATGCGACAGAAGATGTGAAGGCAGCGGCAGATGTCATTTGCGGGGATGTTACGGAAGAGGGAATTTATTATTATTGTATAGAACATGGTTTGATTTAA
- a CDS encoding response regulator transcription factor: protein MIKKSILIIDDDIILLKTAEEILSDLYSVSVAKGGKQGITLLKKGIIPNLILLDIAMPEMDGYMTLEKIKGIPGCEEVPVIFLTGFSESDYEVKGLKAGATDYIVKPFAKEVLLARVEMHLARSAQNSRKTVIDTQIQENRKRIQEKLTPVEWKVALAVAQGMENKEIAEQMNYSYGYIKNVITRIFLKLDIEKRRELRKLLIG from the coding sequence ATGATTAAAAAAAGCATATTGATTATAGACGATGATATTATTTTATTAAAAACTGCCGAAGAAATACTTTCTGATTTATACAGTGTCAGTGTGGCAAAAGGAGGAAAGCAGGGAATTACGTTATTAAAAAAGGGGATTATTCCCAATTTGATATTGCTTGATATTGCTATGCCGGAAATGGATGGATATATGACGTTAGAAAAGATAAAAGGAATTCCAGGATGTGAAGAAGTACCGGTTATTTTTCTTACAGGATTTTCAGAATCGGATTATGAAGTAAAAGGGTTAAAAGCAGGGGCAACAGACTATATTGTGAAGCCTTTTGCCAAAGAGGTTCTTCTTGCGAGAGTAGAGATGCATCTTGCAAGAAGTGCGCAAAATTCACGAAAGACTGTTATAGATACGCAAATTCAGGAAAACAGAAAGAGAATACAGGAAAAACTAACACCAGTTGAATGGAAAGTTGCCCTGGCTGTTGCACAGGGAATGGAAAATAAGGAGATTGCCGAGCAGATGAATTATTCCTATGGATATATCAAAAATGTGATTACACGCATTTTTTTAAAACTGGACATAGAGAAGAGGAGAGAGTTGCGGAAATTACTCATAGGATAA
- a CDS encoding ATP-binding protein has translation MDRKRLFEIGKVLYQSNLPFRVRLFNVLASLGCIISLCNGVFSYLNNGDKRILIINAGIAVLSLMLLFYAYYRKKYQRCYFITIVVIFMILFPFMFFKSGGYKGGMPSFYIFGVLFTVFMLEGWLMFFSVLLELVIYIATMGIAYYYPVCVSWFHSEKEIVADVLTGVVVASVSLGAAMYFHFRIYRKQQIFLTQAREEAMEANQAKSIFLANMSHEIRTPINVMLGMNEMILRESASKEIVQYAESVEKAGRYLLSLINNILDITRIESGKLDITEEKFELRQLIQEIWMIGTKQAEAKKIDFVIEAEEELPKYLTGDVLHTKQVILNLISNAVKYTEEGRVTLEINASGDQIIFSVKDTGIGIRKEDMDTLFDMFTRVDMKRHRNIEGSGLGLTIAKELCEQMGGQIYAESIYGKGSRFTVCLPLKSTGEEKIGKWNFEESKKVSEDRKRFFAPKAKVLIVDDSQQNLQVLASLLQRTSMQLDKAGSGLECIEKVRSKKYHLIFLDYMMPEMDGMETFHKLREEENGQEVPIIAITADVSTGIRQKFLSEGFADYLSKPVMWDRLEEILLQFIPANLISREKDAREEWKIEEKQILELKQKMKQWDIELSEGLRLLSGSISQYRRLAELFVEYYVPNKEQLIQSFERLQQTQNEIKNMTGLLHTLKSNARAIGAIELYELSFTMEKKGKLQDVNYINKAIPLLFFEWERVVQGICFFIKYTEPFLLKNSAKDSPKQAEGDGCNEGFEKKYKEAKKKLLCAIGRYQGKYAEEQIEILLSLEKDADQRKQLEKIQKSVRNLEFDEAEQLMEEWEKGYD, from the coding sequence ATGGATAGAAAAAGATTATTTGAAATTGGAAAAGTACTTTATCAGTCGAATCTGCCCTTTCGAGTGAGGTTATTTAATGTCTTGGCATCGCTTGGGTGTATCATCAGCCTTTGTAATGGAGTTTTTTCGTATTTAAACAATGGAGATAAGCGGATACTTATTATAAATGCAGGAATTGCAGTTCTTTCGCTCATGCTTCTTTTTTACGCATATTACAGGAAGAAATATCAAAGATGTTATTTTATAACGATAGTTGTAATTTTTATGATTTTATTTCCGTTTATGTTTTTTAAGAGTGGGGGATATAAAGGAGGAATGCCGTCCTTTTATATTTTCGGAGTTTTATTTACTGTTTTTATGTTAGAAGGCTGGCTGATGTTTTTCAGTGTTTTACTGGAGCTGGTTATTTATATTGCTACGATGGGAATCGCCTATTATTACCCTGTCTGTGTTAGCTGGTTTCATTCAGAAAAAGAAATTGTAGCTGATGTATTGACCGGTGTTGTTGTAGCGAGTGTATCTTTAGGCGCTGCAATGTATTTTCATTTTCGTATTTATAGAAAACAGCAGATTTTTCTTACGCAGGCAAGGGAAGAAGCGATGGAAGCAAACCAGGCGAAAAGTATCTTTCTTGCAAATATGAGTCATGAGATCCGAACACCAATCAATGTAATGCTTGGGATGAATGAAATGATTTTAAGGGAATCTGCCTCAAAAGAAATTGTTCAGTATGCAGAAAGTGTGGAGAAGGCAGGCCGATATTTATTATCACTTATCAATAACATATTGGATATTACCAGAATTGAATCAGGAAAGCTGGATATTACAGAAGAAAAGTTTGAGTTAAGACAGCTTATACAGGAAATATGGATGATTGGAACGAAGCAGGCAGAGGCAAAAAAAATAGATTTTGTTATTGAAGCGGAAGAAGAACTGCCGAAGTATTTGACAGGAGATGTGTTACATACGAAGCAGGTTATCTTAAATTTAATAAGCAATGCTGTAAAATATACGGAAGAAGGACGGGTTACATTAGAAATTAATGCAAGCGGAGACCAAATCATTTTTTCAGTAAAAGATACAGGAATCGGGATTCGAAAAGAGGATATGGACACACTATTTGATATGTTTACACGTGTGGATATGAAGCGGCACAGAAATATTGAGGGAAGCGGTTTAGGACTTACGATAGCAAAAGAACTTTGTGAACAGATGGGAGGACAGATTTATGCAGAGAGTATCTACGGGAAAGGAAGCCGATTTACAGTATGTCTGCCGCTAAAAAGTACAGGAGAAGAGAAAATCGGGAAGTGGAATTTCGAAGAAAGTAAAAAGGTATCGGAAGACCGAAAACGATTTTTTGCACCGAAAGCGAAGGTTTTGATCGTGGATGACAGCCAGCAGAATCTTCAGGTGCTTGCATCTCTTTTGCAAAGAACGAGTATGCAGTTAGATAAAGCAGGTAGTGGATTAGAATGTATCGAAAAAGTTAGAAGCAAAAAATATCACTTGATTTTTCTTGATTATATGATGCCAGAGATGGATGGAATGGAAACATTTCACAAGTTGAGAGAGGAGGAAAATGGACAGGAAGTGCCGATAATCGCTATTACTGCTGATGTTTCTACAGGTATTCGACAGAAATTTCTTTCAGAAGGTTTTGCGGATTATCTTTCAAAACCGGTTATGTGGGATAGACTAGAGGAGATATTGCTGCAATTCATTCCTGCAAATTTGATTTCAAGAGAAAAGGATGCAAGGGAAGAATGGAAAATAGAGGAAAAACAGATTTTAGAATTGAAACAGAAGATGAAACAATGGGATATTGAACTTTCAGAGGGATTACGTTTGCTAAGTGGGAGTATTTCGCAATATAGAAGGTTAGCAGAACTGTTTGTGGAATACTATGTGCCCAATAAAGAACAGTTAATTCAGAGTTTCGAGAGATTGCAGCAGACGCAAAATGAAATAAAAAATATGACAGGATTGCTTCATACTTTAAAAAGTAATGCCAGGGCTATAGGTGCAATAGAACTTTATGAATTATCTTTTACAATGGAGAAAAAAGGAAAGCTCCAAGATGTGAACTACATAAATAAAGCAATCCCCCTTTTATTTTTTGAGTGGGAGCGGGTGGTACAGGGCATATGCTTTTTTATCAAATATACAGAACCGTTTCTTTTAAAAAATAGCGCAAAGGATAGTCCAAAGCAGGCTGAAGGAGATGGTTGCAATGAAGGTTTTGAGAAAAAATATAAAGAAGCAAAGAAAAAGCTTCTTTGTGCGATTGGAAGATATCAGGGAAAATACGCAGAAGAACAGATAGAAATATTATTATCTTTAGAAAAGGATGCAGACCAAAGAAAACAATTGGAAAAGATACAGAAATCCGTTCGGAATTTAGAGTTTGATGAAGCGGAACAGCTTATGGAAGAATGGGAGAAAGGCTATGATTAA
- a CDS encoding Lar family restriction alleviation protein yields the protein MDIEEMLEIHDCPLCDGGSLLEEESGCGYYVMCLDCGCHSVTIDFHSEEERLEAAKKTVMLWNAGKVISSHPGE from the coding sequence ATGGATATTGAAGAAATGTTAGAGATTCATGACTGTCCATTATGTGATGGTGGATCATTGTTAGAAGAAGAAAGTGGCTGTGGATATTATGTAATGTGTCTGGATTGTGGATGCCATTCTGTGACCATTGACTTCCACTCGGAAGAAGAACGACTAGAAGCCGCTAAAAAGACAGTAATGTTATGGAATGCCGGAAAGGTAATTTCAAGTCATCCAGGAGAATAG
- a CDS encoding TlpA disulfide reductase family protein: MKTRKTIIMILTLCVALSFTACTGKGDSGKADSASVSEGTDKTEDLQAKLDDLYQQENQIFEKHKDVWEKVFSKMSKTDAGSGDYADYLASTVEANKKSFTDDELKTLKEDIETIRGIEEQITEVENKLDASGASESEDDDIIAFNNISGKDFDGNDVDESLFSKNAVTVMNFWFTGCKPCVAELSKLNELNDAIKSMGGEVVGVNTDTFDGKESTIKEAKKILESQGAKYRNFALDANSDAGKYASEIMAFPTTILVDRKGNVVGEPMVGGIDNQDNYDALMKQIQSVVDADSANK; this comes from the coding sequence ATGAAAACAAGAAAAACTATCATTATGATCCTTACACTTTGTGTAGCATTATCATTTACTGCATGTACAGGAAAGGGGGATTCGGGAAAAGCAGATTCTGCATCTGTGTCAGAAGGGACAGATAAGACAGAAGACCTGCAGGCAAAACTGGATGATTTATATCAACAGGAAAACCAGATTTTTGAAAAACACAAAGATGTCTGGGAAAAAGTATTTAGCAAGATGTCCAAAACAGATGCCGGTTCAGGTGACTATGCCGATTATCTTGCTTCTACGGTGGAAGCAAACAAAAAGTCTTTTACGGATGATGAATTGAAAACATTAAAAGAAGATATAGAGACAATCCGGGGAATAGAAGAACAGATAACGGAAGTCGAAAACAAACTGGATGCATCAGGTGCTTCCGAATCCGAAGATGATGATATAATCGCATTCAATAATATTTCAGGAAAAGATTTTGATGGAAATGATGTTGATGAAAGTCTTTTTTCTAAAAATGCAGTAACGGTTATGAATTTCTGGTTTACAGGATGTAAGCCTTGTGTAGCAGAATTGTCAAAGCTTAATGAATTAAATGATGCGATCAAGTCAATGGGAGGGGAAGTTGTAGGAGTGAATACCGATACTTTTGACGGAAAGGAATCTACAATAAAAGAAGCGAAGAAAATTCTTGAAAGCCAAGGTGCAAAATATCGTAATTTCGCACTGGATGCTAATTCAGATGCAGGCAAATATGCCTCTGAGATTATGGCATTTCCGACAACAATTCTTGTAGACAGAAAAGGGAATGTTGTAGGTGAGCCAATGGTTGGAGGAATTGATAATCAGGATAACTATGATGCACTTATGAAACAGATTCAGTCTGTAGTAGATGCAGATAGTGCAAATAAATAA
- a CDS encoding 4Fe-4S binding protein, whose translation MDKKTNVISKKIARLRGWIQAAATLLTNIHIPNLFKGRIYQGNAKTVCVPGLNCYSCPAAAGACPIGAFQAVVGSSKFKFTYYITGFFILLGVVFGRFICGFLCPFGWFQDLLHKIPGKKFSTEKLKPLRYLKYIILLVFVILLPVVVTNSIGMGDPFFCKYICPQGVLEGAIPLSLGNAAIRSALGKLFSFKLIILITVIMLSILFYRPFCKWICPLGAIYSLFNKISFLSIKIEDEKCVGCHQCTKACKMDVNVIKTPNHPECIRCGACMKACPKDAIHYQFIKFNDK comes from the coding sequence TTGGATAAAAAAACAAATGTAATATCAAAAAAAATAGCCAGGTTACGTGGCTGGATACAGGCAGCTGCCACATTACTTACCAATATACATATCCCTAATCTATTTAAGGGAAGAATATATCAGGGAAATGCAAAAACAGTATGTGTGCCAGGATTGAATTGTTATTCCTGTCCTGCGGCAGCAGGTGCCTGTCCAATCGGAGCTTTTCAGGCAGTCGTAGGTTCATCAAAGTTTAAATTTACGTACTATATAACAGGATTTTTCATTTTACTTGGTGTAGTCTTCGGGAGATTTATATGTGGGTTCTTGTGTCCATTTGGGTGGTTTCAGGATTTACTTCATAAAATTCCGGGGAAAAAGTTTTCTACAGAAAAGCTCAAGCCTCTAAGGTATCTTAAATATATAATTCTTTTAGTTTTTGTTATACTTCTTCCGGTAGTTGTAACAAATTCTATTGGAATGGGAGATCCGTTCTTCTGTAAATATATTTGTCCTCAGGGAGTTTTAGAAGGAGCGATACCTCTGTCGCTTGGAAATGCTGCCATTCGCTCAGCGCTTGGAAAACTGTTTTCTTTTAAATTGATTATTTTAATCACAGTAATCATGCTTAGCATTCTGTTTTACAGACCATTTTGTAAATGGATCTGTCCGCTTGGCGCAATTTATTCTTTATTCAATAAGATATCTTTTCTTAGCATTAAGATTGAGGATGAGAAATGTGTCGGATGCCATCAATGTACAAAAGCATGCAAAATGGATGTTAACGTCATAAAGACTCCAAATCATCCGGAATGTATACGATGCGGAGCCTGCATGAAAGCTTGTCCTAAAGATGCGATTCACTATCAGTTTATAAAATTTAATGACAAATAA
- a CDS encoding CD1871A family CXXC motif-containing protein yields the protein MLKYRKISQFILLIAGVSMMGYGAVRGEATVVLSKAIKLCLECVGIG from the coding sequence ATCTTGAAATACAGGAAAATATCACAGTTTATTTTACTTATCGCTGGTGTGAGCATGATGGGCTACGGCGCTGTTAGAGGCGAAGCTACGGTTGTGCTTAGTAAAGCAATAAAATTATGTCTGGAGTGTGTAGGAATTGGATAA